One genomic window of Cololabis saira isolate AMF1-May2022 chromosome 3, fColSai1.1, whole genome shotgun sequence includes the following:
- the apoc1 gene encoding apolipoprotein C-I, protein MRLYLAVALLMVALVAFTEAQEAGIEEKFTKFGEQMSEFGRNFAEKAKDTFQNIGNSEFGETTRNWFTEQFEKIKSSVSK, encoded by the exons ATGAGACTCTACCTTGCAGTTGCCCTGTTGATGGTGGCTCTCGTAGCATTCACAG AGGCTCAGGAAGCGGGCATCGAGGAGAAGTTCACCAAGTTCGGTGAGCAGATGTCTGAGTTTGGGAGGAACTTCGCAGAGAAAGCCAAGGATACCTTTCAGAATATTGGAAATTCCGAGTTTGGCGAGACCACCAG GAACTGGTTTACGGAGCAGTTTGAGAAAATAAAGTCCAGTGTGTCTAAGTAG
- the apoeb gene encoding apolipoprotein Eb, with amino-acid sequence MKAVVLIFALAVIAGCNARAVRQADATFTGLEKSVDRFWQYVSELNQQADGVVENLKASQLSRELDTLISDTMAEVATYRQEVETKLAPYTSTSASQLTEDLQLLGNKLQKDMIDAKERSNEYLTELKTMMEQNADDVHQRITTYSNKLRKRLTKDTEEMRDTVATYLGELQSRTSQNLEGVKEQVEPFVQQASDSTNKKLSEISSLLETQAETFKTQLESSMKELSTSMDGKLEEITELISPYAAKIREHLENIMDKVKETTAA; translated from the exons ATGAAGGCTGTAGTGCTGATCTTCGCTCTGGCAGTCATCGCCG GCTGCAACGCCCGTGCTGTGCGCCAGGCAGATGCCACCTTCACCGGCCTGGAGAAGAGTGTCGATAGGTTCTGGCAGTATGTCTCTGAGCTGAACCAGCAAGCTGATGGCGTCGTGGAGAACCTCAAGGCCTCCCAGCTCAGCAGGGAGCTTGA TACTCTGATCAGTGACACTATGGCAGAGGTGGCAACATACAGACAGGAGGTCGAGACCAAGCTGGCCCCCTACACCTCAACCTCCGCTAGCCAGCTGACTGAGGACTTGCAGCTCCTGGGCAACAAACTGCAGAAAGACATGATTGATGCGAAGGAGCGCAGCAACGAGTATCTGACCGAGCTCAAGACCATGATGGAGCAGAACGCTGACGACGTCCACCAACGCATCACCACTTACAGTAACAAGCTGAGGAAGCGCCTGACCAAGGACACCGAGGAGATGAGAGA CACTGTGGCCACATACCTGGGTGAGCTTCAGTCTCGCACCTCGCAAAACCTGGAGGGTGTGAAGGAGCAGGTTGAGCCCTTCGTCCAGCAGGCCAGTGACTCCACCAACAAGAAGCTGAGCGAGATCTCCTCACTCCTGGAGACCCAGGCTGAAACCTTCAAGACCCAGCTGGAGTCCAGCATGAAGGAGCTGAGCACCTCCATGGACGGCAAGTTGGAGGAGATCACAGAGCTGATCTCCCCGTACGCCGCCAAGATCCGCGAACATTTGGAGAACATCATGGACAAGGTTAAGGAGACAACCGCTGCCTAA
- the LOC133436452 gene encoding apolipoprotein A-I-like has protein sequence MKVLVVLVLAAFAGCNANLFYADAPKPQLEVLTDSFWDYVGKATQTADDTLQMIRKTQFGQEVSARLTESTDLANKYAVTLQEQLPPGAQELITKVTTEAELLRERVTQDLNTAREKLEPYTDTMKAQIQQRVEQLKQELAPYAESLDSDTLRTTLVQKTEELKAGLEQSVQDLQTQLEPYTGDLKEKVDQHLQQFRESVTPVTDRVQSELTQRAQQVKEMAGPYVDELKGKLDPYAQDLQARLTSLYESFVNSS, from the exons ATGAAGGTCCTTGTTGTGCTCGTCCTAGCCGCTTTTGCTG GCTGTAATGCTAACCTCTTCTATGCTGATGCACCGAAGCCACAGCTGGAAGTGCTGACTGATTCTTTCTGGGACTATGTTGGCAAAGCCACTCAGACAGCTGATGACACTCTTCAGATGATCAGGAAGACTCAGTTTGGACAGGAAGTCAG TGCCCGTCTCACAGAAAGTACCGACTTGGCCAACAAGTATGCAGTCACCCTGCAGGAGCAGCTTCCCCCCGGAGCCCAGGAACTGATCACCAAAGTCACCACAGAGGCTGAATTGTTGAGAGAGCGTGTGACCCAGGACCTGAACACCGCCCGGGAGAAGCTGGAGCCCTACACTGACACCATGAAGGCCCAGATCCAGCAGAGGGTTGAGCAGCTCAAACAGGAGCTGGCCCCCTACGCCGAATCCCTGGACTCTGACACCCTGAGGACCACCCTGGTGCAGAAGACCGAGGAGCTGAAGGCCGGCCTGGAGCAGAGTGTACAGGATCTGCAGACCCAGCTGGAACCCTACACCGGTGACCTGAAGGAGAAGGTGGACCAGCACCTGCAGCAATTCCGGGAAAGTGTCACTCCTGTGACCGACAGAGTCCAGAGCGAGCTCACGCAGAGAGCCCAGCAGGTGAAAGAAATGGCTGGCCCCTACGTTGATGAGCTGAAGGGGAAACTGGACCCCTACGCCCAGGACCTCCAGGCTCGTCTCACCTCCCTCTATGAGTCCTTTGTTAATTCCAGCTAA
- the LOC133436410 gene encoding meprin A subunit beta-like, with amino-acid sequence MSMKGFMFVVLNLAFSSGLYISTNEPDVEEVIINNSTEPSKDAFYDDIRELPFQRSSIIDESELWTFPVPYVFDENLDLNAKGVMLRAFDQFRLKSCIDFKPRDFEEYYLKVQKLTGCFSYIGKVIRNGQDLSIGSNCDYLYIAEHEILHALGFFHEQSRYDRDDYVRIVNENILEGRERNFNKVEDSSTQGVPYDYWSVMHYGKDAFTNGNGSTIITIDPKFQDVIGQDLEMSTRDVQELNLLYKCNSTIAFDMHCSFSNGTMCQMNRCSRGGNGWDMVTQVYGGPDSDHTTLPGGNTDHGQESGYFMHASTASGQEGDSASLETRMMSPKRDCHVQCLQFYYYHSGNDSDTLNIWIREFQDEQDSTGTLRLMGQITGPQTSHWKLQHVSLNATKNFQVVFEVRKGAGNSPGGFSIDDINLSETECPHVTVQIDEFEKLLNTTDFRTRVYSPRQYSKDGYAYRVAVTIYQTFFGLNFQLVSGDYDDQLKWPCLQRQITSQMLDQNPNIKLQMSKQRSITTELGHVTSDGDVVWDNPRETGVPIVDENNQTIYVGPLYGYYFANVDEMETREFLKGGTAIFTFNFQDLTPLVYGNVLPCAQVASVNIPHPPAEGPCSTRISPTTAGPSTTDDSIFGSSPVMVPSAVLTVLLTVMLMIP; translated from the exons ATGAGCATGAAAGGCTTCATGTTTGTTGTGTTGAACTTGGCATTTTCATCAGGACTCTACATAAGTACA aatGAACCAGATGTTGAGG AAGTCATCATCAACAACTCGACAGAGCCGTCAAAGG atGCATTCTACGATGACATCCGTGAG CTTCCATTTCAGAGGAGTTCCATTATTGACGAGTCCGAACTGTGGACGTTTCCAGTTCCATATGTCTTCGACGAAAACCTTG ACTTGAATGCCAAAGGAGTCATGCTGAGAGCCTTTGATCAATTCAGACTGAAATCATGCATCGACTTCAAGCCAAGGGACTTTGAGGAATACTACCTTAAGGTCCAGAAGTTAACCGG GTGTTTTTCATATATTGGGAAAGTAATCCGCAACGGACAGGACCTCTCCATTGGCAGTAACTGTGATTACCTCTACATTGCTGAACACGAGATCCTCCACGCTCTTGGGTTCTTCCACGAGCAGTCCAGATATGACAGAGACGATTATGTGAGAATCGTAAACGAGAACATTTTAGAAG GTCGGGAGCGTAATTTTAACAAGGTTGAGGACAGTTCCACCCAGGGAGTCCCATATGACTACTGGTCTGTGATGCATTATGGGAAAGATGCTTTTACAAATGGCAATGGCTCAACAATCATCACCATAGACCCCAAATTCCAAGATGTAATTGGTCAAGATCTGGAAATGAGTACTCGTGATGTCCAGGAATTGAACCTTCTCTACAAATGCA ACTCCACCATCGCCTTTGATATGCACTGCAGCTTCTCTAATGGGACTATGTGCCAAATGAATCGCTGTTCACGAGGTGGGAATGGCTGGGACATGGTGACACAAGTTTATGGGGGTCCAGACTCTGACCATACCACACTACCTGGTGGAAACACAGATCATG GGCAGGAATCAGGTTACTTCATGCATGCAAGCACAGCATCCGGTCAAGAAGGAGATTCAGCAAGCTTGGAGACCAGGATGATGAGTCCAAAACGGGACTGTCATGTCCAGTGCCTCCAGTTCTACTACTACCACAGTGGGAACGACTCGGATACACTTAACATCTGGATCAGAGAGTTTCAGGATGAACAGGACTCCACAGGAACCCTCCGCCTCATGGGACAGATCACTG GCCCACAAACCTCTCACTGGAAACTCCAACATGTTTCTCTGAACGCCACCAAGAACTTCCAGGTGGTGTTTGAAGTTCGGAAAGGAGCAGGAAATTCTCCAGGAGGATTCTCAATAGATGACATCAACCTCTCTGAAACTGAGTGTCCACATGTAACCGTTCAGATTGATGAGTTTGAGAAACTGTTGAACACTACTGACTTTAGAACCAGAGTTTACAGTCCCCGGCAGTACTCCAAGGACGGCTATGCTTACAGGGTAGCTGTGACAATCTACCAGACATTTTTCGGACTGAACTTTCAACTCGTGTCAGGTGACTATGACGACCAGCTGAAGTGGCCTTGCCTACAGAGGCAAATTACTTCCCAAATGCTGGACCAGAACCCCAACATCAAGCTGCAGATGTCTAAACAGAGGAGTATTACCACTGAACTAGGTCATGTGACCTCTGACG GTGACGTTGTCTGGGATAACCCTCGGGAGACTGGTGTTCCCATTGTAGATGAGAATAATCAGACAATCTACGTCGGACCTCTGTATGGTTATTATTTTGCAAATGTGGACGAGATGGAAACCAGAGAGTTCCTCAAAGGAGGAACTGCTATTTTCACATTCAACTTTCAAG ATCTCACTCCTCTAGTTTATGGAAATGTTCTACCCTGTGCTCAAGTGGCATCAGTGAACATCCCACATCCTCCCGCAGAAGGCCCATGCTCCACACG GATCTCACCCACTACCGCTGGACCCTCTACAACAGATGACAG CATTTTTGGCTCGTCTCCTGTTATGGTGCCGTCTGCTGTCCTCACCGTCCTCCTCACAGTGATGCTTATGATACCTTGA
- the LOC133436703 gene encoding apolipoprotein A-IV-like: MKVFVVLAVAVLSGCHANLFYADAPKPQLEVLTDAFWDYIAKATQTADDTLQMIRKSPIGQEVNARLTESADIASKYAVTLQEQLPPAAQDLMSKITNEADVLKKVLSEELSSVREKLEPYTENMKAQIQQRVEQLKQELAPYADSLDSDALRTTLIQKSEELKISLEQSVKDMQAQLGPYTDDLKEKVDQHLQQFQRSVTPMTEKVQIELTQRASVVKQMVAPYAEDLRGKLDPYAQDLQAQLMSLYQSFVESN; the protein is encoded by the exons ATGAAGGTGTTTGTCGTACTAGCCGTCGCAGTGCTCTCCG GTTGCCATGCCAACCTCTTCTATGCTGATGCGCCCAAGCCACAGCTGGAAGTCCTGACCGATGCTTTCTGGGACTACATCGCCAAAGCCACGCAGACGGCCGACGACACCCTCCAGATGATCAGAAAATCACCAATAGGACAGGAAGTCAA TGCCCGTCTGACCGAAAGTGCTGACATAGCCAGCAAGTATGCAGTCACCCTGCAGGAGCAGCTTCCTCCTGCTGCCCAGGACCTCATGAGCAAGATCACCAACGAGGCTGATGTGTTGAAAAAAGTGCTATCCGAGGAGCTGAGCTCCGTCAGAGAGAAGCTGGAGCCCTACACTGAGAACATGAAGGCCCAGATCCAGCAGAGAGTTGAGCAGCTCAAACAGGAGCTGGCCCCCTACGCCGACTCCCTGGACTCCGACGCCCTGAGGACCACCCTGATTCAGAAGAGCGAGGAGCTGAAGATCAGCCTGGAGCAGAGTGTAAAGGACATGCAGGCTCAGTTGGGGCCCTACACCGATGACCTGAAGGAGAAAGTGGACCAGCACCTGCAGCAATTCCAAAGAAGTGTCACTCCCATGACAGAGAAGGTCCAGATCGAGCTCACGCAGAGAGCCAGTGTGGTGAAACAGATGGTCGCCCCCTACGCTGAAGACCTGAGAGGAAAACTGGACCCCTACGCCCAAGACCTCCAGGCCCAGCTCATGTCCCTCTACCAGTCATTTGTCGAGAGCAACTAA